Within Actinomycetota bacterium, the genomic segment GGTCGAGGTCGGGCATGCGCCGTCCGAGCAGCGGATGGCCTTCGCCGAGGTCGTACTGGACGTCGAGGCCCGAGATCATCCCCGCGAAACGCTTGCGCGGCTCGTCGATGCCCAGGAGCTCGGACACGATCTCGCGCAAGGCCTCGAGACGTGCGTCGGCCGGGCGCATGAGCGCAGTTTGCGCCATCGTGTTGCGCAAGACGCGGGCGCCCACCGGGTGGCGCTCGGCATGATACGTGTCCAGGAGACTTTCCGGGGAGATCTCTTTGACAACTTGAGCCAGTTTCCATCCCAGGTTCACCGCATCCTGAACACCGATGTTGAGACCCTGTCCGCCTGCCGGGAAATGCACGTGTGCAGCGTCGCCCGCCAAGAGCACCCTTCCCTTCCGATACGACGCGGCCTGCCACGTCATGTCGGTGAACCGCGTGATCCACGTAGGGCTGTGGACCCCGTAATCGGTCCCGTAAACGGCGATGAGCGCCTCGCTGAGATCGCGCAAGGTCGGTTCGCCAGTCGCTCCGACGTGCCGTTCGGTCACCATGACGCCCACCGGCCCCTCGTCGGCGTAGATGATCTGGCCGTCGCGGATCTCGTACTCCATCCTGCCGAAGGAATGGGTGCCGAGTTCGTCTCGGTGGATGCCCAATGTCGGCTGCTCGGCGACCTCTACCTGGGCGAGCAGGGCACTCGTCGTCGGATCCCACCCGGGGAACTCGATGCCGGCTGTTTTTCGGACGAGACTGCGCCCTCCGTCGCACCCCACGAGGTATTTGGCGCGGAGCGAGTTGCCGTCCGACAGCGTGGCGTCGACGCCGTCGTCGTCCTGCTCGAACCCCGTCACGTCACGGCTCCGATAGATCGTCACGGGGAGCTCGTCGATCCAGCCGGCGAGGATGCGCTCGATGTGGTTCTGCCACAACCCGAGCCCGTAGTTGTGTCGGGTGGGAAAGTCGCTGATGTCCAAACGGTTGAAGGCGAAGCCTTGGACCTGAGCCACCTGTCCCTCCGCCAAGAACCGTTCGGCGATCCCCCGCTGATCGAGAACCTCGATCGTTCGGGAGTGCAGGCCGCCCGCACGCGAGCCGGGGAGGTCCGGAGTCGCGCGCCGCTCGACGATGGCAACGTCGATGTTCGCCAACGCCAACTCGCCCGCCAACATCATCCCCGTCGGACCGCCTCCCGCGATCGTCACCGCATGCTTCGTCTTAGACATGCCTCGCTGCTCCCCTCAGTAGTTCTGAATTTGCGGGGTGCGATTATGCGGCGCGCCATGGGGCTTGCCGCAAGCCCCCCTCGGGGGTGTAAATTGATAGTGGATGCGACGGCTCGGGCTACCAAGCCCGATGGCTACCTTCTCGGCTCGTACCGCATCGCTACGGCCCCCGAGCCGAACTCCAGCCGGCTCACGAGCTTCAAGTCGATGCGCTTCGATAGCCCCGCGAACAACGTCGGCCCGTGGCCCACGAGCCTGGGCTGCACGACGAACTCGTACTCATCGATCAATCCCAGCTCCGCCAACGCCAGCGGGAGCTTCACGCCTCCCACGAACAGTCCCTTACCCGACTCCCGCTTGAGCTCCTGAACGGCCTCGCCCAGATCCCCGCGCACGAGCTCCGCGTTCCAATCGACCCGCTCCAAGGTGCTGGACACGACGTACTTCTTGGCCGCGTCGATCGTCCGGGCGAAGGGTTCCATCCAGTCAGGTCTGGTTCCCGCCGGCGCCGGCGACCGCCACGCCGCCTCCATCATTTCGTAAGTCACCCTGCGAAGAGAAGGGCATCGGCCTGACTGAGGTTCTCGACCGCGTGACGATGCAAGTCTTCGTCCGCGAAACCTTCACGATGATCGCAGCACCCATCCAACGTGACGTTGATGGAATACCGAATGGGTCGCATTTCGTGCTCCTTAAGCCGGCTAACGACCCTGCGGCTCATCGGCGCCGAGCCGCGCTTGCGCGGCTGGCGTCCGTTGCAGCCGCGAGTTAGACAGTGAGTCCAGATCCTCATGTTCCCCTCTGGAACCTCTTCATGATGATCCCCACAACGCCAAGCACGAAGGCGACCACGGCTGCGAACGCGAACAGCGCTCCGACCGCTCCGAGTATGGCGCCCGACTCCAACGCCTCTCCGGGCAGAGCAGTAACACCCCAGCCAATCAGCAACAAAGCCGCCGAGAGTACAACATTGCGTAGAGCGCGATCGATAAGCCGGCGAAGCAACGAGGGTCGCGGCGCACCCATCTGTCTAACTCCTACCTATCGGACCCGGATCACGATCCACCTGGTCAAGATAACCCTCGGGCCCGGCCCGACCGTGGGCTTTTGACTCCGTTGCCACCTGCAGGTTCACGCCCCGGACACACGCGGGGCGGCCGGGATAATGCCGAAAGGATCGCGGCGGCGCGCGTCGCCCGGCGGACGGCATTCCGGCCACCGACTGGTGGAGGCTGGCGCTGGCGTCTCGATGCCGGCAAGAGGCGGTTCGTAGCGGGAGCGGGAGTTCCATCATGTTGCACGCCACATCAAAGCGCCCCAACATTTTTCCTGGAGCGGTTACCAGGCAGGCTGCAGCAGGGCGCGCGACGGCGGCTGTCGTGAGAATGCTGCGGCGATCAGTCCTGCGACAAGCGGCGCGCCGACCATGACGATACCGATGACGTCCCACGGCACCACGATCGGCTGGTTCTGCGTTCGTGCCACTTCGACGATCGCGACCGGTAACAATCCGGCTGGTACAGCGAGGATGCCGGCCAGCGCCGTGACGAAGAACGCGTTTGCGGCGACGGTCCGGCGGCGCATCCCGAGACCGGCGCCAAGGGCGACGACCAGCGCGTACTCACGCCGCGACTCTGCTGCGACCAGAGCGACCGCGACCCCGATGATGATGAGCGCGACGAAGGTCGCGGCGGCTGTGATCAACAACCGAACGGGCGTCGCGTGGAACATGAAGTTCTCGCGCGACGTCGCGTAGGTGCCCTCGCACCTCGAGATCGCACGCTGCACGCGACCGATCTCTTCGTCGCTCAGCGCGTGGGGCGCGCGCAACAGCCCGGCTGAGGCGAGACCGGGGCGTAGCCCATAGCGCGAGGCCGCCTGCTCTGAGATGAAGTAGCGGGGGACCTCGCCTTCGTTCGTCTGCTTCGGGCGACCGACGGCAACGGCCGGCACATCGATCCCTCCGCTACTGCCGGCCTCGTCGTCCGCGGAGAGGATCGTCAGCGAGTCACCCTCCACGGCGGCGCGAACTGCGACGATCTTTCCTTCTTGGAGTGGCGCGATTCCTGCTACGGCGTCGATGGCGCGAAGCACAGCCGCGTCACCGATGGCGAGCGAGCCCGATTCCGATTCGAAGACGCCGGTCTCAACCTCGATCTCAGGGCCTTGGACATACCACGGCACGACCTCATCGGCCGCTGCTCCAGGACGTGTCGATGGCGACACCGCGTTCCGGATCGCCGCCACGACCGATCCCGGGATCGCCTCACGGGCCGTGGAGAGGATCTCTCGATGCTCGTCTGGGGCCTTGTCGTTGGCGCCGGAGAGCAAGAGTTGATGATCGCCGATCGGGATGCGCCGGTCGTTGAACGCCTCGTCGCTTCGGGTGTACGCCGCGATCGCGACGGGCGCTGTCAACGCCAGCGTGGCAGCCGCGACGGCGGCGCCGGTGCGTCGTCCGTGGCGCGCCGTCTGTCGTGCGGCCAGCCGGAGGGACGCCGGCAGCCGCGCCGGCAGCCGGCCCACGGAAGAGACGAGAAGTGGGATCGCGAGCAGGAAACCGATCAGCGTGATCACGAACGCCACGGCGAGGATCTTCTCTTGCCGCCAGGCGGCACCTGCAGCGGCGAGCGTCCCGCCTGCGACGATCACGATCAGTCCGCGCCGCGCCAACCGTCCCGCGGGCTTCGGCTTCGGAATGCGGCCGGCCAGCGCGTCGACCGTCGTCACCCTGGCGGCGTGGCGGGCCGGTCCGAGCGCGGCCAGAGTGGCGGCCACCGTCCCGAGAGCCAGCGCCCCCGCGATCGCAGCCCACGGCACGCGCACGGGTCCGGCGACGCGGCCGACGAGGAGGTCGATGTGCGGCGTCACGGCGTAGGCGACCGCCACGGCGACGGCTACACCGACCGCGGACCCGACGGCCCCCATCAACGTTCCGCCCCATAGAACGATGGCGCGCGCGTGACTGCCGTCTCCGCCGGCCACACCGACGAGACCGAGCGTTCGAAGTTGACGGCGAGCGCCGACGGCGAACGCGGCCGCGGCGATCAATCCGGTGCCGAACAGCGCGCCGACCGCCCCACCGAAGGCCGCGCCGGTCAATGTGAGCCGCTCTGTTCGGTATTGATCGAGGATGAACTGACGCGTGGTGAATCCGAAGCGACCCGTCCCTTCGAACTCCGTCCTCGCTAGATCTGGGACCGCCTCCTGCGGCGTCACGTGGGGCGGCAGATCGATCAGCCAATCGACAGGGAAGACGTCTCGCTCGCTCCACTGGCTAGGGTGCTTCGCCTTGGTGGTGGCGGCCGCGCGGTCAAGGGTGTGGGGACCGACAAGGAACGTCAGGTTCCGCAGCTCCTCTCGAAGAGCGGCGAACCCGACGACGCGAAGCGCGATCTCGAACTCGTCGATCCTCAACTCGTCTCCGACCTCAACATCGAGGATCCGGGCGAGCCGGGGATGCAAGGCGGCTTCCCCCTCCGACTGGGGCATGCGGCCCTTCAGGGTGATGTACCGCGCGCGCAGTGGAGGCTGGTCGGCGGGCGCGGAGGTCTCGACGATGTTTAGTCCGTACTGCCCCCCGTCGATGATCCGCGTGAAGTTGAGCGCGCGCGAATACGTCACCCGCGATCCAGGTGGAAGCGCCTGTTGCACCTCGTCTACCGTGAGGTCGTGCGAGTAATAGTTGATGCCCAGGTCTGCGGAACCGAGCTGCGCGGTCACCTTGTCTTCCGCCCCAGGCAGCGCGGATTGGATGACGAAACCACTGGCGGCGAGCGCCGCGATCGGGAGGCCGACGAGCGCGATGATCAGCGCCGTCCGCGCCTTCGCGCGGCGCGCCTGACGCCAAGCTATGCGGGCCGCTGCGCGGTGCTCCGAAAGCGTCATCGGGAGCTCAGGAGCGTCTCCGGCCCCGGCCGCGCCTCCGTCTGATCGACGATCCGGCCGTCGCGCAGGAAGATCACGCGATCGGCCCATGCCGCGAAGCGCGCGTCGTGCGTGACGAGCACGCCGCCCCCGCCCCCGTCGCAGTGGTCGCGCATCAGCCGAAGCACCGTCTCGCCGGTGACCGTGTCGAGCGCCCCGGTCGGCTCGTCGGCGAGCAACAGGATCCTGTCGCCGACGGTCGCACGCGCGATCGCGGTACGTTGCTGCTCGCCGCCGGAGAGGTCCTCCGGGAAACGATCGGCCAGATCGCGCAGCCCAACGCTCTCCAGCGCGCGTAACGCCTGCGCGCGTGCGTCGCGAAGCGAGACGCCGTCGAGTTCGAGAGGAAGCGAGACGTTCTCAGCGGCCGTCAATCCGTCGATCAAGTTGAACTGCTGGAACACGTAGCCGATGCGACGGCGCCGCAGCCGCGCGAGCTGAGCAGCCTTGAGCGTGCCGAGTTCGGTCCCCTCGACCAGGACCGCGCCAGATGTCTGGTGGTCGAGCCCGCCGGCGATCGACAGGAGGGTCGTCTTGCCCGACCCGCTCGGGCCCATGACGGCGACGAGCTCGCCCGGCGAGACCGTGAGGGTCGCGTTCGAAAGCGCCTGCACGGCCGTGTGTCCGGACCCGTGGATGCGGGTCACGTCGCGCATCTCGAGGATCATCGGCGTACCTCCGTTTCGTCGTGTGCCGGCTCGGCGGCGCGTCGCGGCCTCACGCGCGCGCCGTGGAGCCGGGCCTCGCATGCGTCCAGCCATCGGACGCGCGCCTCGGCCTGGAAGATCAAAGAGTCGATCAGGAAGTGCCACCCGAGCGTTTCGTCGCCGTCCGTGTCGCGCTTCAGCCGTGTGTAGTCCTGCAGCTGCCGAACCGCGGCCTTGCGCTCGGCCTGGATGACATCGACGACGTTAACGTGGTCGAGCCCGACCGACATGATGAGTTT encodes:
- a CDS encoding FAD-dependent monooxygenase — translated: MSKTKHAVTIAGGGPTGMMLAGELALANIDVAIVERRATPDLPGSRAGGLHSRTIEVLDQRGIAERFLAEGQVAQVQGFAFNRLDISDFPTRHNYGLGLWQNHIERILAGWIDELPVTIYRSRDVTGFEQDDDGVDATLSDGNSLRAKYLVGCDGGRSLVRKTAGIEFPGWDPTTSALLAQVEVAEQPTLGIHRDELGTHSFGRMEYEIRDGQIIYADEGPVGVMVTERHVGATGEPTLRDLSEALIAVYGTDYGVHSPTWITRFTDMTWQAASYRKGRVLLAGDAAHVHFPAGGQGLNIGVQDAVNLGWKLAQVVKEISPESLLDTYHAERHPVGARVLRNTMAQTALMRPADARLEALREIVSELLGIDEPRKRFAGMISGLDVQYDLGEGHPLLGRRMPDLD
- a CDS encoding FtsX-like permease family protein yields the protein MTLSEHRAAARIAWRQARRAKARTALIIALVGLPIAALAASGFVIQSALPGAEDKVTAQLGSADLGINYYSHDLTVDEVQQALPPGSRVTYSRALNFTRIIDGGQYGLNIVETSAPADQPPLRARYITLKGRMPQSEGEAALHPRLARILDVEVGDELRIDEFEIALRVVGFAALREELRNLTFLVGPHTLDRAAATTKAKHPSQWSERDVFPVDWLIDLPPHVTPQEAVPDLARTEFEGTGRFGFTTRQFILDQYRTERLTLTGAAFGGAVGALFGTGLIAAAAFAVGARRQLRTLGLVGVAGGDGSHARAIVLWGGTLMGAVGSAVGVAVAVAVAYAVTPHIDLLVGRVAGPVRVPWAAIAGALALGTVAATLAALGPARHAARVTTVDALAGRIPKPKPAGRLARRGLIVIVAGGTLAAAGAAWRQEKILAVAFVITLIGFLLAIPLLVSSVGRLPARLPASLRLAARQTARHGRRTGAAVAAATLALTAPVAIAAYTRSDEAFNDRRIPIGDHQLLLSGANDKAPDEHREILSTAREAIPGSVVAAIRNAVSPSTRPGAAADEVVPWYVQGPEIEVETGVFESESGSLAIGDAAVLRAIDAVAGIAPLQEGKIVAVRAAVEGDSLTILSADDEAGSSGGIDVPAVAVGRPKQTNEGEVPRYFISEQAASRYGLRPGLASAGLLRAPHALSDEEIGRVQRAISRCEGTYATSRENFMFHATPVRLLITAAATFVALIIIGVAVALVAAESRREYALVVALGAGLGMRRRTVAANAFFVTALAGILAVPAGLLPVAIVEVARTQNQPIVVPWDVIGIVMVGAPLVAGLIAAAFSRQPPSRALLQPAW
- a CDS encoding ABC transporter ATP-binding protein produces the protein MILEMRDVTRIHGSGHTAVQALSNATLTVSPGELVAVMGPSGSGKTTLLSIAGGLDHQTSGAVLVEGTELGTLKAAQLARLRRRRIGYVFQQFNLIDGLTAAENVSLPLELDGVSLRDARAQALRALESVGLRDLADRFPEDLSGGEQQRTAIARATVGDRILLLADEPTGALDTVTGETVLRLMRDHCDGGGGGVLVTHDARFAAWADRVIFLRDGRIVDQTEARPGPETLLSSR
- a CDS encoding PadR family transcriptional regulator, encoding MSVPMCILAILDERPAYGLQLKNEFEARTGAIWPLNVGQVYTTLARLERDGLVRQREASGDKTYVITAAGRRRLRDWLTEASERPAPDRDELVLKLIMSVGLDHVNVVDVIQAERKAAVRQLQDYTRLKRDTDGDETLGWHFLIDSLIFQAEARVRWLDACEARLHGARVRPRRAAEPAHDETEVRR